One genomic window of Campylobacter fetus subsp. fetus includes the following:
- a CDS encoding PhoX family protein, whose product MQRRNVLKLGSLACMGGFFVNPLLNTPSKNLINFDSVPISTDDDFKAPKGYKAKVLIKWGDKMFSKAKSFDENKNIDKIYAENANLVFGDNADGQKYFSVNDSTEGILVTNNEYVNPELMFNHNGNQMSANDIIYQQNSLGISIIDIKRDNSNLYEFVIDGKHNRRITMSTPMLITGVVKGDDSVKTNNDPKGEIVLGTLNNCGCGKTPWGTYLTCEENFDDFFGSKDSLFEPNKSFKRYGIKTKGDVYKWHLFDDRFDIKITPNEPNRFGWIVEIDPFDPNSMPKKRTALGRFKHENCEIVVDKTGNVVAYSGDDENNEFVYKFIARDKFNYQNMKANRDILEFGTIYVAKFEGEFGDFKGKLKWIELSMGKNGLTKENGFISQADILIRAREAASFVGATAMDRCEWISKDPNSEFLYATFTNNKIRQTPDAANPRAYNKYGQILKWKPTGQNHASDEFIWEIFVLAGNPKVKNNLYKGSNNININNMFNSPDGLSFDRDGRLWIATDGDYSNSADYEDMGNNQLLCADPYTQEIKRFATGPIACEITGITFSDDYKTMFVSVQHPGEGLKGSHFPKREDKTPKSSVIMIVKEDGGIIGS is encoded by the coding sequence ATGCAAAGGCGAAATGTATTGAAGTTGGGTAGTTTGGCTTGTATGGGTGGATTTTTTGTAAATCCTCTTTTAAACACACCTTCAAAAAATCTAATAAATTTCGATTCTGTTCCTATTAGCACGGATGATGATTTTAAAGCCCCCAAAGGTTACAAAGCAAAAGTTTTGATCAAATGGGGCGATAAAATGTTTAGTAAAGCAAAAAGTTTCGATGAAAATAAAAATATAGATAAAATTTATGCTGAAAATGCAAATTTGGTATTTGGAGACAACGCTGATGGTCAAAAATATTTTTCGGTAAATGACTCAACAGAAGGTATTTTGGTAACAAATAACGAATACGTAAATCCTGAGCTAATGTTCAATCACAACGGCAACCAAATGAGTGCAAATGATATCATATATCAACAAAATAGTCTTGGGATAAGTATTATAGATATAAAAAGAGATAATTCAAATTTATATGAGTTTGTTATAGACGGCAAACATAACCGCAGGATAACAATGAGCACTCCTATGCTCATAACCGGTGTTGTAAAAGGAGATGATAGCGTAAAAACAAATAATGATCCAAAAGGAGAAATCGTGTTAGGTACGCTAAATAACTGCGGATGCGGAAAAACTCCATGGGGAACATATCTTACTTGCGAAGAGAATTTCGATGATTTTTTCGGCTCTAAAGACAGTTTGTTTGAGCCCAACAAAAGCTTCAAAAGATATGGTATAAAAACAAAAGGAGATGTTTATAAATGGCATCTTTTTGATGATAGATTTGACATAAAAATTACTCCGAATGAGCCAAATAGATTTGGCTGGATAGTAGAAATAGATCCGTTTGATCCAAACTCAATGCCTAAAAAACGAACAGCCCTTGGTAGATTTAAACATGAAAACTGTGAGATAGTAGTCGATAAAACGGGTAACGTAGTGGCTTATAGCGGAGACGACGAAAATAATGAATTTGTTTATAAATTTATAGCAAGAGATAAATTTAATTATCAAAATATGAAAGCAAATAGAGATATTTTAGAATTCGGCACGATTTACGTGGCTAAATTTGAAGGAGAATTTGGAGATTTTAAAGGCAAATTAAAATGGATAGAGCTCAGTATGGGGAAGAACGGGCTTACCAAAGAAAATGGTTTCATATCGCAAGCGGATATACTTATAAGAGCTAGAGAAGCAGCGAGTTTTGTAGGTGCTACTGCTATGGATAGGTGTGAGTGGATAAGCAAAGATCCAAATTCAGAATTTTTGTATGCTACTTTCACAAATAATAAAATAAGACAAACACCAGACGCGGCAAATCCACGCGCTTATAATAAATACGGTCAAATTTTAAAATGGAAACCAACTGGTCAAAATCATGCTAGCGACGAGTTTATCTGGGAAATATTTGTTCTAGCAGGAAACCCAAAAGTTAAAAATAATTTATATAAAGGTAGTAATAATATAAATATAAATAATATGTTTAACTCTCCGGACGGACTTAGTTTTGATAGAGACGGAAGACTTTGGATAGCAACGGATGGCGACTATTCAAACAGTGCAGATTATGAAGATATGGGAAACAACCAACTTTTATGCGCAGATCCGTATACTCAAGAGATCAAGAGATTTGCAACAGGGCCGATAGCTTGTGAGATTACAGGAATTACTTTTAGCGATGATTATAAAACCATGTTTGTAAGCGTACAGCATCCAGGAGAAGGACTAAAAGGTTCACATTTTCCAAAGAGAGAAGATAAAACACCAAAATCATCTGTAATAATGATAGTAAAAGAAGATGGCGGGATTATCGGTTCATAA
- a CDS encoding tripartite tricarboxylate transporter TctB family protein, translating to MTERLFGVFLFCTGIFVIYGAMSFNVAFSYDPLGPKTFPMLLGILLSILSVFIIIGPNKAEFANLSINLKLIYLVTLIVLYQLSFDFLGFLFATFILVSLISKIFKAKNIEAAICGILISITVYLVFKEVLDIPLPTGVIFENILGK from the coding sequence ATGACAGAAAGATTATTTGGAGTATTTTTATTTTGTACAGGAATATTTGTCATTTATGGTGCGATGAGCTTCAATGTAGCATTTTCATATGATCCTCTTGGTCCTAAAACTTTTCCTATGCTGCTTGGAATCTTGCTTAGTATATTGTCCGTTTTTATAATTATCGGACCAAATAAAGCGGAATTTGCAAATTTATCTATAAATTTAAAACTCATATATCTGGTTACGCTTATAGTTTTATATCAATTAAGCTTTGATTTTTTAGGATTTTTATTTGCAACTTTTATACTAGTTAGTTTGATATCTAAAATATTTAAAGCTAAGAATATAGAGGCGGCGATATGCGGAATTTTGATCAGCATTACCGTTTATTTGGTATTTAAAGAAGTTTTGGATATTCCGCTACCTACCGGCGTAATTTTTGAAAATATTTTA
- a CDS encoding Bug family tripartite tricarboxylate transporter substrate binding protein, producing MKKSVKLAFSAVVILSLANSLQAFEPKKPTCLAPAKPGEGFDLTCKIAANSFAATHLLNKPMIVNFIPGGVGAVAYNHVIGQKPNDGDVIVAFNSGSALNIAQGKFGKYNENAVKWLADIGADYGAIVVKSDSKWQNFKDMLEDLKKDPKGFAIGSGGSVGSQDWLSILIAKTAGINPQDMKYVAFEGREESLTALLGGRIQIYSGGISELSGQLDSGKYRVLAVLSDQRLDGKFKDIQTAKEQGYDVVWSTWRGYYMGPKVSNAQYNFWVEKLKELSQTDEFKKERDLGGLQPFTMIGSEFDHFVKSEVAKFRNMAREAGLAK from the coding sequence ATGAAAAAATCTGTGAAACTTGCTTTTAGCGCTGTCGTTATACTTAGTTTAGCAAATTCTCTACAAGCATTTGAACCTAAAAAACCTACTTGTTTAGCACCGGCAAAACCGGGAGAAGGATTTGATCTCACCTGCAAAATCGCAGCCAACTCTTTTGCTGCAACACATCTGCTAAACAAACCTATGATAGTAAATTTTATACCCGGAGGAGTCGGAGCCGTAGCGTATAATCACGTAATAGGTCAAAAACCAAACGACGGAGATGTTATAGTAGCATTTAATTCTGGTTCTGCTTTAAATATAGCTCAGGGAAAATTCGGAAAATATAATGAAAATGCCGTAAAATGGCTTGCTGATATTGGAGCTGATTATGGAGCTATAGTCGTAAAATCAGATTCAAAATGGCAAAATTTCAAAGATATGTTAGAAGATCTAAAAAAAGATCCGAAAGGCTTTGCTATAGGATCAGGAGGCTCAGTAGGAAGTCAAGACTGGTTGTCTATACTTATAGCCAAAACCGCCGGTATAAATCCGCAAGATATGAAATACGTAGCATTTGAAGGCAGAGAAGAGAGTTTGACTGCTCTTTTAGGAGGACGTATTCAAATTTATTCAGGAGGTATATCTGAGCTTTCGGGGCAGTTAGATTCTGGAAAATACAGAGTTTTAGCTGTTCTATCAGATCAGAGACTTGATGGTAAATTTAAAGATATCCAAACAGCAAAAGAACAAGGATATGACGTAGTTTGGAGTACTTGGAGAGGATATTATATGGGACCAAAAGTTAGTAATGCACAGTACAATTTTTGGGTAGAAAAATTAAAAGAACTATCGCAAACCGATGAATTTAAAAAAGAACGCGACCTTGGAGGTTTGCAGCCTTTTACTATGATAGGTTCGGAGTTTGACCATTTTGTCAAAAGCGAAGTCGCTAAATTTAGAAATATGGCGCGCGAGGCTGGGCTTGCAAAATGA
- a CDS encoding flavodoxin domain-containing protein: MSKIGVIYGSNQGDTKEVAEYIASKFDSEIINATDLTADFFTKFDKFIFAASTHGHGELQKDFKAKLGLVAEADFNGKTIALVGVGGQVKHGSTFLDGLVEFLPLIRGAKLVGSSQVDGYKFSHSLSFINGKFIGASIDFKNDPNWKARADKWVDSVKNEF; this comes from the coding sequence ATGTCAAAGATAGGCGTAATTTATGGCTCAAATCAAGGCGATACAAAAGAAGTTGCTGAGTATATAGCTAGTAAATTTGATAGTGAAATTATTAATGCTACCGATTTAACGGCCGATTTTTTCACTAAATTTGATAAATTTATATTTGCAGCTTCTACTCATGGTCATGGTGAGCTTCAAAAAGATTTTAAAGCTAAACTCGGACTAGTTGCCGAAGCTGATTTTAATGGAAAAACCATAGCTTTAGTCGGAGTAGGCGGTCAAGTTAAGCACGGATCTACGTTTTTAGACGGTTTAGTAGAGTTTTTACCGCTTATCCGCGGAGCCAAACTAGTTGGCTCTAGTCAAGTTGACGGATATAAATTTAGCCATTCGTTATCATTTATAAACGGTAAATTCATCGGAGCTTCAATAGACTTTAAAAATGATCCAAATTGGAAAGCAAGAGCTGATAAATGGGTCGATAGTGTGAAAAACGAGTTTTAA